A genome region from Glutamicibacter arilaitensis Re117 includes the following:
- a CDS encoding CDP-alcohol phosphatidyltransferase family protein produces MYLTAVLVRTRISANGVTGLMILAGWCMSLALLIPGIWGPLLAVTLSQVQLYFDCSDGEVARWRATQSPRGIFIDMVGHHTTEALIPIALGYRVFKELSADNSPIEQAWPILFMSACLSVLLVLNRSQSLMVHAARGMAGLGKLPDTAAARSVPTTSLVGKLRSLARFLPFHKLLHAVELSLIILGCSIISLIVGTPGIAEKWMIWILLPACVLVNFGHFLSNMASSRLKA; encoded by the coding sequence ATTTACCTCACTGCAGTCCTGGTACGTACGCGTATCAGTGCCAATGGGGTCACCGGCTTGATGATTCTAGCCGGATGGTGCATGTCTTTAGCATTGCTGATCCCTGGCATCTGGGGACCGTTGCTGGCAGTTACCTTGTCTCAGGTACAGCTGTATTTCGACTGCTCCGACGGTGAAGTAGCACGCTGGAGAGCAACGCAATCCCCACGCGGTATTTTCATTGACATGGTTGGACACCACACAACTGAAGCACTGATTCCAATTGCATTGGGCTATCGAGTTTTCAAGGAACTTTCCGCGGATAATTCACCCATCGAGCAAGCTTGGCCGATTTTGTTCATGTCAGCCTGCCTTTCGGTGCTCCTTGTCTTGAACCGGTCCCAATCTCTCATGGTTCATGCAGCCCGAGGTATGGCAGGACTTGGAAAGTTGCCGGATACTGCTGCCGCGAGATCGGTACCAACAACTTCACTTGTTGGAAAGCTGCGTTCCCTGGCTCGCTTCCTGCCATTCCATAAGCTGCTTCATGCGGTCGAGCTGTCTTTGATCATTCTTGGTTGCTCGATTATCTCTTTGATCGTGGGTACGCCGGGAATCGCCGAGAAGTGGATGATCTGGATTTTGTTGCCTGCGTGCGTCCTTGTGAACTTTGGACACTTCCTTTCTAATATGGCCTCGTCCCGCCTCAAGGCCTAG
- a CDS encoding glycosyltransferase family 2 protein, producing MPAETKPTIGVVVLTMGNRPVELKRALESLLAQRSVAIDAVVVGNGWDPTDIPEGIKTHFLPENLGIPAGRNAGVKQIQGEYLCFLDDDSWFIDDDFLITAVERFRHYPRMGLLQPRITDPENEDQNPRRWIPRLKKRTALEPSKVFHVGETCLVTTRNIFDATGGWAGGFWYAHEGIELAWRVWDTGTYVWYAGDMQIGHPIVDPRRHDEFYRLNARNRVWLARRNLPLPLRWVYPTTWMLIECLRLRRNKSAVAQYIAGWRAGWAGSPWYREPRPKLRWKTIVRMTLAGRLPII from the coding sequence ATGCCTGCAGAGACCAAACCGACCATCGGCGTAGTTGTATTGACCATGGGCAATCGCCCGGTTGAGCTCAAGCGTGCCTTGGAATCTTTGCTAGCCCAGCGATCTGTGGCGATTGATGCCGTCGTCGTGGGCAATGGGTGGGACCCAACGGATATTCCGGAAGGAATCAAGACCCATTTCCTTCCAGAAAATTTGGGTATTCCGGCCGGCCGCAACGCTGGAGTGAAGCAAATACAAGGCGAGTACCTGTGCTTCCTCGATGACGATTCATGGTTCATTGATGATGACTTCCTGATCACCGCTGTCGAGCGATTCAGGCATTATCCCCGGATGGGACTGCTGCAGCCGCGTATCACTGATCCAGAAAACGAGGACCAGAATCCTAGGCGCTGGATTCCACGCTTGAAGAAGCGCACGGCGCTGGAACCAAGCAAGGTATTCCATGTGGGGGAGACCTGCCTGGTGACTACCCGTAATATTTTTGATGCCACGGGCGGTTGGGCCGGCGGTTTCTGGTACGCACATGAGGGCATCGAACTTGCATGGCGTGTCTGGGACACCGGAACTTACGTTTGGTATGCCGGGGATATGCAAATCGGTCATCCGATCGTAGATCCACGTCGCCATGATGAGTTTTATCGTTTGAACGCCCGCAACCGGGTATGGCTGGCCCGGCGCAATTTACCACTGCCACTGCGTTGGGTCTATCCAACAACCTGGATGCTCATTGAGTGCCTGCGCCTGCGACGGAACAAGAGCGCCGTGGCACAATATATAGCCGGATGGCGGGCTGGCTGGGCAGGCAGCCCCTGGTATCGGGAACCACGCCCTAAACTTAGGTGGAAGACGATAGTTCGAATGACCCTCGCGGGCCGTTTACCTATAATTTAA
- a CDS encoding adenylyltransferase/cytidyltransferase family protein codes for MTKTVLTYGTFDLFHIGHLNILKRLKAKGDRLVVGVSTDEFNAIKGKKPVVPFEQRLEIVQSIKYVDLAIPEENWAQKRSDIKKYDAKVFGIGEDWKGHFDDLGDEVEVIYLPRTAGISTTEMKRVLSEYDERHVESLKNTLDTLSQIVKELS; via the coding sequence ATGACTAAAACTGTTTTGACTTACGGAACTTTTGATCTGTTCCATATCGGGCACTTGAATATCCTGAAGCGCCTCAAGGCAAAGGGCGACCGCTTGGTAGTCGGCGTATCCACCGATGAGTTCAACGCGATCAAGGGCAAGAAGCCCGTAGTTCCATTTGAACAGCGTCTTGAGATCGTCCAGTCAATCAAGTACGTGGACCTAGCCATCCCTGAGGAAAACTGGGCGCAAAAGCGGAGCGACATCAAGAAATATGATGCCAAGGTCTTCGGGATCGGCGAAGACTGGAAAGGCCACTTCGACGACCTCGGCGATGAAGTGGAAGTCATCTACTTGCCGCGCACCGCAGGCATTTCAACGACCGAGATGAAGCGCGTACTCAGCGAGTATGACGAGCGCCATGTTGAATCCTTGAAGAACACTCTTGATACGCTCAGCCAAATTGTCAAGGAATTGAGCTAG
- a CDS encoding stealth conserved region 3 domain-containing protein — protein sequence MPESIISKVLERSLAASSTDVQRTAPDLRRSAEHKSIEIASRRKIDFSRASKDMPLCVAAKDWQSLRRDFEASGMIVRKLHGQHSFAASEAWSVGVQLPHSESIADLRGAGAIWQVFPGLIKEPVDVHDFGGTVDAVYTWVDAEDLQWASAYQDALGASGREMTDSSVNRARFQSHDELRYSLRSLELNLPWINKIHLVTAGQRPSWLVKEHPKLVLVDHQTIFNDPESDLPTFNSHAIESQLVNIPNLAEHFLYVNDDVFFGRYLYPNAFFGPAGQAKYSLSSSHFAQAEDPGLPVNQAAVNNRNVVVERFGRTSSHKFRHVAHPQRLSVHRQLHEELEESIARVAANRFRSENDLSIPSSLVHQFAAQMGMGYPSSTSYRYIDIGSKASVLELMRLSRDRGVDMFCINEVLASSDADRRSVLAREILASKFPLPSTFELSKPE from the coding sequence GTGCCTGAATCGATTATCAGCAAAGTTCTGGAGCGGTCGTTGGCGGCATCTTCCACAGACGTACAGCGCACAGCTCCAGATCTTCGCCGCAGCGCAGAGCACAAATCGATCGAGATTGCCAGCCGCAGAAAGATTGACTTCTCGCGAGCTTCAAAAGACATGCCGCTGTGCGTCGCAGCAAAGGACTGGCAGAGCCTGAGGCGGGATTTTGAAGCCTCGGGCATGATTGTGCGGAAACTGCATGGGCAGCATTCCTTCGCGGCGTCGGAAGCTTGGAGCGTAGGCGTTCAGTTGCCTCACTCGGAAAGCATCGCTGATCTTCGCGGAGCTGGGGCTATCTGGCAGGTGTTCCCAGGGCTGATCAAAGAACCTGTAGACGTACATGATTTTGGCGGAACCGTTGATGCGGTTTACACCTGGGTCGATGCAGAGGATCTGCAATGGGCTTCGGCCTATCAGGATGCCCTGGGAGCATCTGGCCGTGAAATGACCGACAGCTCAGTGAACAGAGCTAGGTTCCAGTCACACGATGAACTTAGATATTCTCTGCGCTCCTTGGAATTGAATTTGCCATGGATCAATAAGATCCATTTGGTCACGGCCGGGCAGCGCCCTTCCTGGTTAGTGAAAGAGCACCCTAAGCTGGTGCTTGTTGACCACCAGACGATCTTCAACGATCCAGAGTCTGATCTGCCAACATTCAATTCGCACGCAATTGAATCACAGCTGGTCAACATCCCAAATTTAGCCGAACATTTTCTGTATGTAAATGATGACGTCTTCTTTGGGCGCTACCTTTACCCCAATGCCTTTTTCGGCCCAGCAGGGCAGGCCAAATACAGCCTGAGTAGCTCGCATTTCGCGCAGGCTGAAGACCCTGGGCTCCCAGTCAATCAGGCAGCTGTAAATAACCGGAACGTTGTTGTCGAACGTTTCGGACGTACTTCATCGCATAAATTTCGGCATGTGGCCCACCCGCAACGGCTAAGCGTGCACCGCCAACTCCATGAAGAGCTCGAAGAGTCTATCGCCCGTGTCGCAGCGAATCGTTTTCGTTCAGAAAACGACCTGTCTATTCCATCTTCACTGGTCCACCAGTTTGCAGCGCAAATGGGTATGGGTTACCCGTCTTCAACTAGCTATCGGTATATCGACATTGGTTCCAAAGCCTCAGTGCTGGAACTGATGAGGCTATCTCGCGATAGGGGAGTTGACATGTTTTGTATTAATGAAGTTCTTGCGTCCAGCGATGCCGACAGGCGTTCAGTTCTGGCTCGGGAAATCCTTGCGAGCAAGTTTCCACTGCCATCGACATTCGAGTTGAGCAAGCCGGAATGA
- a CDS encoding glycosyltransferase, giving the protein MQESSSTTYSETVEPVISIISAVYNVAEYLPAYLGSLDAQLVDPKKIEVILVSDGSPDESEQIIKTWMATTRIPSCLLTKANGGQASARNLGLESARGTWVTFCDPDDFLDPAYLSEVFANIKLNADNPPAMYATRLVSYIEATDSYSHSHPLKRRFRDGTRVVDLNRSPDFFHMHGPTAIVNRMTAERMSLRFSEELRFSFEDAHYVASYLLDQDVPSIGYVDTAVYNYRIRAARNSSVQIGATKPEKYTEVLEYGHLDLIAQCKAAGHPVPKWLQFMMLYDTLWYYRGDRRVGAPSKQLTAEHLEIFHRNMSEILAEIDDESIGDFEVMPTDQELRNALLLGYRHPNSRPSQINIIEHDPQREMTRLEYLYSGALPREEITYRGRLVAPKMAKSQAVRLMGRVLFFHRHIWIPSNGTFTIHLDGVMTPLVFGRTPRPVFTIRPIQVQRHFDKGSEETLPIMRGRQNSSKLKRAIGLAEFTVKNRVAAIRKSLPQRKTPLQRLKDYIESPRATYVFGGSWVLMDRPGVANDNAEHLYRYLRAKNPKINAWFVLEKESADWQRLEDEGFRLLEYGSRSHYAALGHAVVYASSHLDRFVTNPFPKGLKVPQAWKFVFLQHGVTLHDQSAWFNSKKIDLLITATRDEYQSIVGDANTYKFTAKEVALTGFPRHDALTAYDPSKSLKRVKTVVLSPTWRAGLLTVADERGNRELLEGFEESTYARSLSAVLGSATFIDGLADVITR; this is encoded by the coding sequence ATGCAGGAAAGCAGTTCGACGACCTACAGCGAGACGGTAGAACCAGTCATCTCGATCATTTCCGCGGTGTATAACGTCGCCGAGTATCTTCCGGCCTACCTCGGCTCCCTCGACGCACAGCTCGTGGATCCCAAAAAAATCGAGGTGATCCTCGTCAGTGATGGTTCACCCGATGAATCTGAACAGATCATTAAGACGTGGATGGCTACTACGCGTATTCCATCCTGTTTGCTGACCAAGGCCAACGGAGGGCAAGCTTCGGCCCGCAATCTCGGTTTGGAATCGGCTCGTGGAACTTGGGTGACTTTCTGCGACCCGGACGATTTTCTGGATCCAGCTTATTTGAGCGAAGTATTCGCCAATATTAAACTGAATGCCGACAATCCGCCGGCGATGTACGCTACGCGTCTTGTTAGCTATATCGAGGCCACTGATTCATATTCACACAGCCACCCGTTGAAGCGCCGGTTCCGAGACGGAACTCGAGTTGTTGATCTCAACCGATCGCCAGATTTCTTCCACATGCATGGGCCAACAGCTATCGTCAACCGGATGACCGCTGAACGAATGTCTTTGCGTTTTTCGGAGGAGCTCCGATTCAGTTTTGAAGACGCGCACTATGTCGCGAGCTATCTGCTGGATCAAGATGTTCCGAGCATCGGATATGTCGATACTGCGGTCTATAATTACCGCATTCGAGCGGCCCGTAACTCGTCGGTGCAGATCGGTGCGACAAAACCCGAAAAGTACACAGAGGTGCTTGAATATGGGCATCTGGACTTGATTGCTCAATGTAAAGCTGCCGGACATCCTGTGCCCAAGTGGCTGCAGTTCATGATGTTATACGACACGCTGTGGTACTACCGAGGCGACCGTCGAGTAGGTGCTCCTTCCAAACAGTTGACTGCTGAGCACTTGGAGATTTTCCACCGGAACATGTCTGAAATTCTGGCTGAAATCGACGATGAGTCAATCGGCGACTTCGAAGTCATGCCAACAGACCAGGAACTGCGCAATGCCTTGTTGCTCGGCTATAGGCACCCCAATTCCAGGCCGTCGCAGATCAACATCATCGAGCATGACCCGCAGCGGGAAATGACCCGACTGGAGTATCTCTACAGCGGTGCTCTTCCTCGGGAGGAAATCACTTACCGTGGACGTTTGGTCGCGCCAAAAATGGCTAAAAGCCAAGCTGTGCGCCTGATGGGCCGAGTGCTGTTCTTCCACCGTCACATCTGGATTCCATCGAACGGAACGTTCACCATCCATTTGGACGGTGTGATGACGCCGCTGGTATTTGGGCGTACTCCCCGGCCCGTATTTACGATTCGACCCATCCAAGTACAACGGCATTTCGATAAGGGCAGCGAGGAAACACTGCCCATCATGCGCGGGCGGCAAAACAGTAGTAAGTTGAAACGCGCCATTGGCCTGGCAGAATTCACGGTTAAAAACCGTGTGGCAGCAATTCGCAAGAGCCTCCCACAACGCAAAACCCCGTTGCAACGGCTGAAGGACTACATCGAATCCCCACGTGCTACCTATGTGTTCGGCGGGTCCTGGGTGCTAATGGACCGTCCAGGTGTTGCCAATGACAATGCTGAGCATCTTTATCGTTATCTGCGCGCCAAGAACCCAAAGATCAACGCATGGTTCGTGCTGGAGAAAGAATCAGCCGACTGGCAGCGCTTGGAAGACGAAGGGTTTAGACTGCTCGAATACGGCAGCCGAAGCCACTATGCAGCGCTGGGGCATGCAGTGGTTTACGCATCCTCCCACCTCGATCGATTTGTCACCAACCCGTTCCCGAAGGGGCTGAAGGTCCCTCAAGCTTGGAAGTTTGTTTTCCTGCAGCATGGAGTCACCTTGCATGATCAATCAGCTTGGTTCAATAGCAAGAAGATTGATCTGCTCATCACCGCTACGCGGGATGAGTACCAATCGATAGTCGGCGACGCGAACACCTACAAGTTCACAGCCAAGGAAGTTGCACTGACTGGTTTTCCGCGTCACGATGCACTGACGGCGTACGACCCAAGCAAATCGTTAAAGCGGGTTAAAACCGTCGTGCTTTCGCCGACTTGGCGAGCTGGCCTATTGACGGTGGCGGACGAACGCGGAAATCGAGAGCTCCTTGAAGGCTTTGAGGAAAGTACCTACGCACGTTCCCTGTCAGCCGTCCTAGGTTCTGCCACGTTCATAGACGGCTTAGCGGATGTAATCACTCGGTAG
- a CDS encoding IS3-like element ISAar44 family transposase (programmed frameshift) yields the protein MSIDSIHPTPGNMPENGTMDSIDSRPEQPRRRSISPAQKLAYLDGYEQAIQTGEGRGYLRANALYSSQIVEWRRLRDAGVLGDSTSNSFPARSSSRLSKEQAEIARLKKQLAANEQKLATTQTALEIMGKGTRALGTNLEERGFQIAAQDLLSHVYEQLVTGGVSTRQASSLAGVSRATMNRRQNAARAGRALRATAPRPAPANKLTAQEETTILATLNSERFVDQAPEQIHATLLSEGTYLCSVSSMYRLLRRAKQVAERRRQARHPARKVPELVADQPGEVFTWDITKLAGPTKGVYFDAYVMIDIYSRYIVGCQVHTRESGELARDFIAGVFAKDQVPKVVHADRGTSMTSKPVAALLADLDVLKSHSRPKVSNDNPFSEAWFKTLKYLPTFPQRFGSLVDARAFMDRFVQSYNGHHRHSGIGFHTPADVHFGMTGHVDDQRLAALQRAWDEHPERFGRRRLPKKLQMPEAAWINEPVKRLEGQEMQAG from the exons ATGAGCATCGATTCCATCCACCCCACCCCGGGGAACATGCCGGAGAATGGAACTATGGACTCCATCGATTCGCGCCCAGAACAGCCCCGCCGCAGGAGCATCAGCCCAGCCCAGAAACTGGCTTACCTCGACGGCTACGAACAAGCGATCCAAACCGGCGAGGGCCGAGGCTACCTGCGCGCCAACGCCTTGTATTCCTCGCAGATCGTTGAATGGCGCAGGCTACGCGACGCCGGAGTCCTCGGAGATTCAACCAGCAACAGCTTCCCGGCCCGGTCCAGTAGCCGGCTGAGCAAGGAACAAGCGGAAATCGCCCGACTGAAAAAGCAGCTAGCTGCCAACGAGCAGAAGCTTGCAACCACCCAAACCGCGTTGGAGATCATGGGAAAAG GCACACGCGCTCTTGGAACAAATCTCGAAGAGCGCGGATTCCAAATAGCAGCCCAGGACCTCCTGTCCCACGTTTATGAACAACTGGTCACCGGCGGGGTATCAACACGTCAGGCCAGCTCGCTGGCCGGGGTCAGTAGGGCGACGATGAACCGCCGCCAAAACGCTGCCCGCGCAGGGCGAGCACTGCGGGCTACCGCTCCTCGCCCGGCACCAGCGAACAAGCTCACCGCGCAGGAAGAAACCACGATTCTGGCAACGCTGAACAGCGAACGGTTCGTGGACCAAGCCCCAGAGCAGATCCACGCCACGCTGCTGTCTGAAGGGACATATCTGTGCTCGGTATCGAGCATGTATCGGTTGCTGCGGAGGGCGAAGCAAGTGGCTGAACGCCGTCGACAGGCCCGTCATCCAGCACGAAAGGTCCCCGAGCTGGTCGCGGATCAGCCTGGAGAGGTGTTCACTTGGGATATCACTAAGCTGGCCGGCCCGACGAAGGGCGTGTATTTCGACGCGTACGTGATGATTGATATCTATTCGCGCTATATCGTCGGTTGCCAGGTCCATACTCGTGAATCCGGGGAGCTGGCGCGTGATTTCATTGCCGGGGTGTTCGCCAAAGACCAGGTGCCGAAAGTTGTGCATGCCGACCGCGGCACCTCGATGACCTCGAAACCCGTGGCGGCTTTGTTGGCGGACTTGGACGTGCTCAAATCGCATTCGCGGCCGAAGGTCAGCAATGACAACCCGTTCAGTGAGGCGTGGTTCAAGACCTTGAAGTATCTTCCGACATTCCCGCAGCGGTTTGGATCACTTGTTGATGCCCGGGCTTTCATGGACCGGTTTGTTCAGTCGTATAACGGGCACCATCGCCATTCGGGGATTGGGTTCCATACGCCTGCTGATGTTCATTTCGGGATGACTGGGCATGTTGATGACCAGAGGTTGGCTGCATTGCAGAGGGCTTGGGATGAGCATCCTGAGCGTTTTGGGCGGCGCAGGTTGCCGAAGAAGCTTCAGATGCCCGAAGCGGCGTGGATCAATGAGCCGGTGAAGCGGTTGGAAGGACAAGAAATGCAAGCTGGTTAA
- a CDS encoding IS3-like element ISAar46 family transposase (programmed frameshift), producing MTNPGPRAGGPSRRRTFTPTEKLELLAGYDEAITEQKGGAYLREHGVYSSHITEWRKLRDAGVLEGKTAGTRLGKLSAEQAEIARLRRQLEVSEGKRKQTEEALDINGKTLGVLRERHQRVAGRGEVQEEMKAAYQRLLDIKIPQRKAAVIAGVSRTTMNRKPSKPQDTPRPAPPNKLSHVERAAILSALNSPEWVDMAPMQVYAKLLDEGQYLGSLSSFYRVLNENRLVKERRRLARHKPRAIPELEANAPGEVYSWDITKLAGPVKGKYFDCYLMVDIYSRYIVGAHVHATESGQLAVEMMKEIFGVHGIPLVVHADRGTSMTSKTVAALLSDLEVTRSHSRPRVSNDNPYSESLFKTLKYAPQFPERFSSLSDARLFISEFVQWYNHAHQHSGIGLHTPADVHFGLANSVAAKRSQTLAAARARHPERFSTSQDPKILAMPEAAWINNPKDRAVQAA from the exons ATGACTAATCCCGGACCCCGCGCCGGTGGACCGTCCCGACGCAGGACGTTCACCCCAACCGAGAAACTTGAACTGCTTGCCGGTTACGACGAAGCTATCACCGAGCAGAAGGGCGGCGCCTACCTGCGTGAGCATGGCGTGTATTCCTCGCATATCACCGAATGGCGCAAACTACGCGATGCCGGCGTCCTCGAAGGAAAAACAGCCGGAACCCGTCTCGGCAAGCTCAGCGCCGAACAGGCCGAGATTGCCCGCCTACGCCGCCAGTTAGAGGTGAGTGAGGGCAAGCGGAAACAGACGGAAGAAGCCTTAGATATCA ATGGGAAAACTCTCGGCGTTCTTCGAGAACGCCATCAACGAGTCGCAGGACGAGGCGAAGTCCAAGAAGAAATGAAAGCCGCGTACCAGCGGTTGCTTGACATCAAGATCCCGCAACGGAAAGCCGCTGTCATAGCGGGCGTTTCACGCACCACAATGAACCGCAAACCGAGCAAGCCGCAGGATACTCCGCGTCCGGCGCCACCGAACAAGCTCAGCCATGTTGAACGGGCTGCGATTCTAAGTGCTTTGAATAGCCCTGAGTGGGTGGATATGGCCCCGATGCAGGTCTATGCGAAGCTACTCGATGAAGGTCAATATTTGGGTTCTCTTTCATCGTTTTATCGGGTGCTCAATGAGAACCGGCTGGTCAAGGAACGCCGCCGTTTAGCGAGGCATAAGCCGCGTGCGATCCCAGAGCTGGAAGCTAATGCACCAGGTGAAGTCTATAGTTGGGACATCACAAAACTGGCTGGTCCGGTGAAGGGTAAGTACTTTGACTGCTATTTGATGGTCGATATTTATTCGCGGTATATCGTTGGCGCGCATGTGCACGCAACCGAGTCCGGCCAGCTAGCCGTGGAGATGATGAAAGAGATCTTTGGCGTCCATGGAATCCCCCTGGTTGTTCACGCGGACCGCGGAACGAGTATGACGTCGAAGACGGTCGCGGCTTTGCTCTCTGATTTGGAAGTGACTAGGTCGCATTCGCGGCCTCGGGTCAGCAACGACAACCCCTACAGCGAGTCGTTGTTCAAGACTTTGAAGTATGCTCCGCAGTTCCCTGAACGTTTCTCTTCATTGAGTGATGCGCGCTTATTTATCAGTGAATTCGTGCAGTGGTACAACCATGCTCATCAGCATTCGGGGATCGGGTTGCATACGCCGGCGGACGTTCATTTTGGGTTGGCTAATTCGGTCGCTGCGAAACGTTCACAAACGCTGGCAGCGGCTCGTGCGCGGCATCCTGAACGCTTTAGTACGTCGCAGGATCCGAAGATTTTGGCGATGCCTGAAGCTGCATGGATTAACAATCCGAAGGATCGGGCAGTTCAGGCTGCTTGA